A region of Micromonospora chokoriensis DNA encodes the following proteins:
- a CDS encoding SDR family oxidoreductase — translation MNLTDRIVVVTGGAGGIGAALSRRFAAEGAAAVVVADLDAEAAHAVAEGIGPVAHATALDVTDEDQVRELVADTETRYGRIDLFCANAGVTTGGGVEVDDAGWDRAWRVNVLAHVYSARAVLPGMLARGGGHLLHTCSAAGVLTAVGDAAYTATKHASVGFAEWLAITYRDRGIRVSALCPQGVDTPMLADGIAEGHLGARVITASGAVLTPDQVAGAAIAGLAEERFLILPHPEVADYARRRAEDPDGWQAGMRKLIRRLTA, via the coding sequence GTGAACCTCACCGACCGGATCGTGGTGGTCACCGGCGGCGCCGGTGGCATCGGAGCCGCGCTGTCGCGCCGCTTCGCCGCCGAGGGGGCCGCGGCCGTGGTGGTCGCCGACCTGGACGCCGAGGCGGCCCACGCGGTGGCCGAGGGCATCGGCCCGGTCGCGCACGCCACCGCCCTCGACGTCACCGACGAGGACCAGGTCCGCGAGTTGGTCGCCGACACCGAGACGCGGTACGGCCGGATCGACCTGTTCTGCGCCAACGCGGGCGTGACCACCGGCGGGGGAGTGGAGGTCGACGACGCCGGCTGGGACCGGGCCTGGCGGGTCAACGTCCTCGCCCACGTCTACTCGGCCCGTGCGGTGCTGCCCGGGATGCTCGCCCGGGGCGGCGGGCACCTGCTGCACACCTGCTCGGCGGCGGGTGTGCTGACGGCGGTGGGCGACGCCGCGTACACCGCGACGAAGCACGCCTCGGTGGGCTTCGCGGAGTGGCTGGCCATCACCTACCGGGACCGGGGCATCCGGGTCAGCGCGCTCTGCCCGCAGGGCGTGGACACCCCGATGCTCGCCGACGGCATCGCCGAGGGCCACCTCGGCGCCCGCGTGATCACCGCGTCCGGTGCGGTGCTCACCCCGGACCAGGTCGCCGGCGCGGCGATCGCCGGGTTGGCCGAGGAACGTTTCCTGATCCTGCCGCACCCGGAGGTCGCCGACTACGCCCGCCGCCGCGCCGAGGACCCGGACGGCTGGCAGGCCGGCATGCGCAAACTCATCCGTCGCCTGACCGCCTGA
- a CDS encoding class I SAM-dependent methyltransferase encodes MDLQTSEIIDYYTLHYREDHRLAGRPQARLEWIRTMECLRDLLPGPGARVLDIGGGPGEYARALAAAGYQVRLVDLVPAHVAQARAGQPPIEAEVADARSLPDATDTHDAALLLGPLYHLVRRADRIRALREAARVTRPGGRVVAAAISRFAKPLDFAATGRLDETTLAEARTLLTDGTNDPTTGFTHAYFHRAEEIADECLVAGLTDVVVHGVEGPAWTAAEAAAGGPAQDVVFAGALHLARLYSSEPALVATSAHLLAAGRVPAVAAVRRSGDG; translated from the coding sequence ATGGATCTGCAGACGAGCGAGATCATCGACTACTACACGCTGCACTACCGGGAGGACCACCGTCTCGCCGGACGACCCCAGGCACGGCTGGAGTGGATCCGGACGATGGAGTGCCTGCGTGATCTCCTGCCCGGCCCGGGTGCCCGCGTCCTGGACATCGGCGGTGGCCCCGGCGAGTACGCGCGGGCGCTGGCCGCCGCCGGCTACCAGGTGCGTCTCGTGGACCTGGTACCGGCTCACGTCGCGCAGGCCCGCGCCGGGCAACCCCCCATCGAGGCGGAGGTCGCCGACGCGCGTTCGCTGCCGGACGCCACCGACACGCACGACGCCGCGCTGCTGCTGGGTCCCCTCTACCACCTGGTGCGGCGCGCCGACCGGATCCGGGCGCTGCGGGAGGCCGCCCGGGTCACCCGGCCCGGTGGTCGCGTCGTCGCCGCCGCCATCTCACGCTTCGCCAAACCGCTGGACTTCGCCGCCACCGGGCGCCTCGACGAGACGACACTCGCGGAGGCGAGGACGTTGCTGACCGACGGCACCAACGATCCGACGACGGGTTTCACCCATGCCTATTTCCACCGGGCGGAGGAGATCGCCGACGAGTGTTTGGTCGCCGGGCTGACCGATGTCGTCGTACACGGTGTGGAAGGTCCGGCCTGGACGGCGGCGGAGGCGGCGGCCGGTGGGCCCGCCCAGGACGTCGTCTTCGCCGGCGCGTTGCACCTCGCCCGGCTCTACAGCAGCGAACCGGCGCTGGTCGCGACGAGCGCCCACCTCCTGGCTGCCGGGCGCGTTCCGGCGGTGGCAGCCGTCAGGCGGTCAGGCGACGGATGA